One window of the Tetragenococcus koreensis genome contains the following:
- a CDS encoding phosphatidylglycerophosphatase A encodes MVLETKTLEEKARELLKERGVSVIDIAKLVMYLQKDYIPGLSLENCVESVDSVLSKREVHNAILTGIQLDVLAEEDQLLQPLQEIVSQDEGLYGIDEILALSIVNVYGSIGFTNYGYIDKVKPGILQMLNDHEGPRVHTFLDDIVGAIAASGASRLAHQYPDRADDLMH; translated from the coding sequence ATGGTTTTAGAAACAAAAACATTAGAAGAAAAAGCACGTGAACTATTAAAGGAACGTGGCGTTTCAGTCATTGATATCGCCAAATTAGTCATGTATTTGCAAAAAGATTACATTCCAGGCTTATCTTTAGAAAATTGTGTCGAAAGCGTTGATTCTGTGTTATCTAAAAGAGAAGTTCATAATGCAATTTTAACCGGTATCCAACTAGATGTCTTGGCAGAAGAAGATCAACTACTACAGCCATTGCAAGAAATTGTTTCCCAAGATGAAGGACTTTACGGGATTGATGAAATATTAGCTCTTTCCATTGTCAACGTCTATGGATCGATTGGTTTTACCAACTATGGCTATATCGATAAAGTAAAACCTGGTATTTTGCAAATGCTAAACGATCATGAGGGTCCGCGTGTGCATACTTTTTTAGATGATATTGTTGGAGCAATCGCTGCCTCTGGTGCGAGCCGTTTAGCACACCAATATCCAGATAGAGCAGATGATCTGATGCACTAA
- a CDS encoding MDR family MFS transporter, which yields MEKAKINLLPAVLAAGIMSFSGVLIETAMNVTFPTLISEFSISTSTVQWVTTIYLLVISIMVPFSNYLIKNFSIRKLFVIANLFFIVGLITDFISPTFLILLFGRLLQGIGTGIALPLMFHIILTFTPLEKRGSMMGVGTLTTSIAPAIGPTYGGLLTSIISWHYIFLFLIPVLLLSLIMGLYAIPEIKVQKSSSLDLFSLVGIGLLFSGLLVFLNQMGTLKSLIPLLVGAIGLIIFLQRTSKAQQPLVRIDVLKNKAFDLFLCGFLVCQFLLLGISFVLPNFVQIVLGDNAFIAGLVMLPGAAIGAILAPISGRVLDKHGAKRPILIGLTLAAIGWLALTILLNQPSLLGLVAGHVFYMLGIGFSYSNMMTSGMNLLTPEEYGDGNTFFNTLQQFSGAVATAIVASVINSFQQRNPDYLKGTTLGSQVALLILFVLLILIILACVRHFWRTKNS from the coding sequence ATGGAAAAAGCAAAAATCAATTTACTACCAGCCGTTTTAGCTGCTGGGATTATGTCGTTTTCGGGGGTATTGATCGAAACAGCGATGAATGTCACCTTTCCTACGCTAATTTCAGAATTTAGTATTTCGACTTCAACGGTCCAATGGGTAACTACGATTTATTTATTAGTTATTTCCATTATGGTTCCTTTTTCGAACTATTTAATCAAAAACTTTTCAATTCGCAAATTATTTGTCATCGCCAATCTCTTTTTTATTGTTGGCCTGATTACCGACTTTATCTCCCCCACTTTTTTGATCTTACTTTTCGGTCGCCTGTTGCAAGGGATCGGCACAGGGATTGCTTTACCATTGATGTTTCATATCATTTTAACGTTTACGCCTTTGGAAAAACGCGGAAGCATGATGGGCGTTGGTACACTTACGACATCGATCGCACCAGCTATTGGCCCTACCTATGGCGGTTTGCTGACTTCCATCATTTCTTGGCATTATATCTTTTTATTTTTAATACCGGTTTTACTGCTCTCTCTTATTATGGGGCTATACGCTATTCCTGAAATAAAGGTGCAAAAAAGCAGTTCGCTCGATCTATTCAGTCTCGTGGGCATCGGGTTATTATTTAGTGGTTTATTAGTTTTTCTCAATCAAATGGGTACGTTGAAAAGTCTAATCCCGCTATTGGTTGGCGCAATAGGATTAATTATTTTCTTACAACGAACTTCTAAAGCACAACAGCCTTTAGTGAGAATTGACGTGCTAAAAAACAAAGCATTTGACTTGTTCTTATGTGGTTTTCTGGTTTGTCAGTTCTTACTTTTAGGGATTTCCTTTGTCCTTCCTAATTTTGTACAGATTGTTCTAGGAGACAATGCATTTATTGCAGGGCTAGTTATGCTACCCGGAGCAGCCATAGGCGCTATTCTGGCACCTATTTCTGGACGCGTATTAGATAAACACGGGGCTAAAAGGCCCATCTTAATCGGATTAACGTTAGCCGCCATTGGTTGGCTGGCTTTAACTATTTTACTCAATCAACCAAGCTTGCTTGGCTTAGTCGCAGGGCATGTATTTTATATGTTAGGCATCGGCTTTTCCTATAGTAATATGATGACAAGTGGTATGAACCTTTTAACCCCTGAAGAATACGGCGATGGCAACACCTTCTTTAACACGCTGCAACAATTTTCTGGTGCGGTAGCTACTGCAATCGTCGCTAGTGTGATCAATAGCTTCCAACAAAGGAACCCTGACTATCTAAAAGGAACTACGCTGGGCTCACAAGTAGCCCTTCTGATATTATTCGTTTTACTTATCCTTATTATCTTGGCTTGCGTGCGCCACTTTTGGCGTACTAAAAATAGTTGA
- a CDS encoding MalY/PatB family protein: MSQFDQIVDRKKTQSVKWDTLEATYKQEGLLPMWVADMDFKAPAAVQSAFQTYLNQGVFGYSIVPDSLYDAIISWQKRRHDFTIKKEDILFSSGVVPSIALNVQSYTQPGDTVLIHDPVYPPFAESVEENNRKLVRSKLFTDDKFKMNFAEMERLIQEEDVKLFILCNPHNPGGRVWSKDELQQVGNLCKKYNVIVVSDEIHQDIIYQPKTFTTFQNADPSFKDFSIVLTAATKTFNLAGIKNSMVFIKNPELKQTFEKIQKQNHQNDINTFGMIGTQAAYEGGEAWLNELLDYLKENIDITYNFFQKELPDVKVSKPEATYLMWLDFSAYHLTDKQLEEKLINEAKVVLNPGISYGEQGTQHMRINLACPHSTLKEGLQRIAAAFN, encoded by the coding sequence ATGAGCCAATTCGATCAAATTGTAGACCGTAAAAAAACGCAAAGTGTCAAGTGGGATACCTTAGAGGCAACTTACAAACAAGAAGGTTTATTACCTATGTGGGTAGCTGATATGGACTTTAAAGCCCCCGCAGCCGTTCAGTCTGCTTTTCAAACTTATTTAAACCAAGGCGTCTTTGGCTACTCAATCGTTCCTGATTCGTTATATGATGCCATTATTAGCTGGCAAAAAAGGCGACATGACTTTACGATAAAAAAAGAAGACATCTTATTTAGCAGCGGAGTTGTGCCCAGCATCGCTCTTAATGTACAATCCTATACCCAACCTGGTGATACAGTACTGATTCACGATCCTGTTTATCCACCTTTTGCCGAAAGTGTGGAAGAAAATAATCGCAAGCTGGTTCGCAGTAAACTATTTACCGACGACAAATTTAAAATGAACTTTGCTGAGATGGAACGTTTGATTCAAGAAGAAGACGTTAAACTATTTATTTTATGTAATCCGCATAATCCAGGAGGGCGTGTTTGGAGCAAAGACGAATTACAACAGGTTGGCAATCTTTGTAAAAAATACAATGTCATTGTAGTCAGCGACGAAATTCACCAAGATATTATTTATCAACCAAAAACATTTACGACTTTTCAAAATGCTGATCCTTCATTTAAAGATTTCTCCATTGTACTAACTGCCGCCACAAAAACCTTCAATCTAGCAGGTATCAAAAATTCAATGGTTTTCATTAAAAATCCGGAATTGAAGCAAACATTTGAAAAAATACAAAAGCAAAATCACCAAAATGACATCAACACTTTTGGAATGATTGGCACGCAAGCTGCTTATGAGGGCGGCGAAGCTTGGCTTAATGAATTATTGGATTATTTAAAAGAAAATATTGATATAACCTATAACTTTTTCCAAAAAGAATTGCCTGATGTTAAAGTAAGCAAACCAGAAGCAACCTATCTCATGTGGTTAGATTTTTCTGCTTATCATTTGACGGATAAACAATTAGAAGAAAAATTAATCAATGAAGCTAAAGTGGTATTAAATCCTGGGATTTCTTATGGCGAACAGGGGACACAACATATGCGCATTAATCTTGCTTGTCCTCATTCTACTTTAAAAGAGGGCCTGCAAAGAATTGCCGCTGCATTTAATTAA
- a CDS encoding FecCD family ABC transporter permease: MKKSGIWLLLCVLLISGIGLSLSTGTISLSVEELVAVIRGQGPPANQLVVLDFRLPRMLIAIFAGAGLAVSGYLFQTITHNDLADPGILGINAGAGLTVLFYLGFFTSQTSSSLLPFVACIGSFLAAFLVYFCSKQKERFDPNRLLLSGVAVNAGISALTLIGTIRISQDSYLFVTSWLAGTIWGTTWNHVYVILPWLFILLPFILFQGKSLEVIGLGDEEAVGLGVPLKKKQLFFLTSAVILAAVSVSVAGSISFIGLIAPHLAKNIVERKNNHALLMTGVIGSLLLLYSDILGRIILANGEMAAGIIVSIVGAPYFIFRLLKNNQSKS; encoded by the coding sequence ATGAAAAAAAGCGGTATTTGGCTACTACTTTGTGTTTTGCTAATAAGCGGTATAGGGCTGAGCCTTTCAACAGGCACCATTTCTTTATCCGTTGAAGAATTAGTAGCGGTTATAAGGGGGCAAGGACCCCCGGCGAACCAACTGGTGGTGCTAGATTTTCGGTTGCCTCGGATGTTGATTGCAATCTTTGCGGGTGCAGGATTGGCTGTATCAGGTTATTTATTTCAAACTATTACTCACAATGACTTAGCGGATCCCGGAATTTTAGGGATTAACGCGGGTGCCGGGCTGACTGTTTTGTTTTATTTAGGTTTTTTTACCAGCCAGACTTCAAGTAGTTTATTACCATTTGTTGCCTGTATCGGTAGTTTTTTAGCTGCGTTTTTGGTTTATTTTTGTAGCAAACAAAAAGAAAGATTTGATCCCAATCGATTGTTATTATCTGGTGTAGCAGTTAATGCAGGGATTTCCGCATTGACATTAATTGGCACAATCCGTATTTCACAGGATAGTTATCTTTTTGTGACTTCGTGGTTAGCGGGCACAATCTGGGGAACGACTTGGAACCATGTTTATGTTATTTTACCTTGGTTATTTATCCTATTGCCATTCATTTTATTCCAAGGAAAAAGTTTAGAAGTTATCGGGCTAGGTGATGAAGAAGCTGTTGGGCTTGGTGTACCATTGAAGAAAAAACAGCTTTTCTTTTTAACGAGTGCCGTTATTCTAGCAGCAGTCAGCGTATCTGTCGCTGGCAGTATCAGTTTTATTGGCTTAATTGCACCGCATCTGGCAAAAAACATTGTCGAGCGAAAAAATAATCATGCGCTGCTAATGACTGGGGTTATCGGTAGTTTGCTCTTGTTATATAGTGATATTTTAGGACGTATCATTTTAGCCAACGGCGAAATGGCAGCAGGAATTATCGTGTCTATTGTCGGAGCACCCTACTTCATTTTCCGGTTATTAAAAAATAATCAGTCTAAAAGTTAA
- a CDS encoding NAD(P)/FAD-dependent oxidoreductase, whose protein sequence is MDVYDITIVGAGPAGMFAAFYAGMRNAKTKIIDTLPKLGGQLTTLYPEKYIYDIPGFPKIKADELAQNLEKQLTMFNHRYCLEEEVVKLNYQDDLIEIVTNQRTHYSKAVILALGNGSFQPRRLRVEQAEKFENNGIDYFISDLMKYAGKKVVIAGGGDSAVDWALMLEPIAKEVSIVHRRDKFRAHEHSIQQLKNSSVQILTPYIIRGVKGEQSLDTLHLQVAKSDETADLAVDYLIVNYGFSTNLDLKEWQINSSRQGIPVNSDMKSSRDGVYCCGDITLYDGKVDLIATGFGEAPTAVNNALHYIDPKNRTQPMHSTSLFQ, encoded by the coding sequence ATGGATGTATATGATATCACAATCGTTGGCGCTGGGCCGGCTGGAATGTTTGCTGCTTTTTATGCCGGCATGCGTAATGCCAAAACAAAAATTATCGACACCCTGCCCAAATTAGGCGGACAATTAACAACATTATATCCAGAAAAATATATTTATGATATCCCCGGATTTCCTAAAATTAAAGCAGATGAATTAGCGCAAAATTTAGAAAAGCAACTTACGATGTTTAATCATCGCTATTGTTTAGAAGAAGAAGTGGTAAAGCTCAACTACCAAGATGATTTGATTGAAATTGTCACCAATCAACGTACCCACTATTCAAAGGCCGTTATTTTGGCTTTGGGGAATGGTTCTTTTCAACCGCGCAGGTTGCGCGTAGAACAAGCAGAAAAGTTTGAAAATAATGGGATCGATTATTTTATTTCAGATCTTATGAAATATGCTGGTAAAAAAGTCGTGATCGCTGGTGGTGGTGATTCAGCGGTCGATTGGGCTCTCATGTTAGAACCGATTGCTAAAGAAGTCTCCATTGTTCATCGGCGCGACAAATTTCGAGCCCACGAACACAGTATTCAGCAATTAAAAAACTCTTCTGTGCAAATTTTAACTCCTTATATTATCCGAGGGGTAAAAGGAGAACAAAGCCTGGATACACTGCATTTACAAGTCGCTAAAAGTGATGAAACGGCTGATTTAGCTGTCGATTATTTAATTGTAAATTATGGATTTTCTACGAATTTAGATCTAAAAGAATGGCAAATTAACAGCAGTCGTCAAGGAATCCCTGTGAATTCGGATATGAAAAGTTCTAGAGATGGGGTTTATTGTTGTGGCGACATCACTTTGTATGATGGGAAAGTGGATCTAATCGCCACCGGTTTCGGTGAAGCGCCCACAGCGGTAAACAATGCCCTTCATTATATTGATCCTAAAAATCGGACGCAACCTATGCATTCGACAAGTCTTTTCCAATGA
- a CDS encoding CvfD/Ygs/GSP13 family RNA-binding post-transcriptional regulator, with protein MTYKIGEILTGTVTGVQTYGAFVSLDAHTQGLIHISEIQSGFTKNIRDVVQIGEKLQVQIIDIDEYTQKISLSRRTLEKQFVRPPYHRKHYFTDKNKQIGFQTIDEHLPGWIDEAMDILSS; from the coding sequence ATGACTTATAAAATTGGAGAAATTTTAACAGGGACAGTCACCGGTGTTCAAACTTATGGGGCTTTTGTCTCTTTGGATGCCCATACGCAAGGATTGATTCATATTTCAGAAATTCAATCCGGCTTTACGAAAAATATACGCGACGTTGTCCAAATAGGTGAGAAGTTGCAAGTACAAATTATTGATATCGATGAATATACCCAAAAAATCAGTCTTTCAAGACGCACACTTGAAAAACAATTTGTACGCCCACCTTATCATAGGAAACATTACTTTACAGATAAAAATAAACAAATCGGATTTCAGACGATTGATGAACACTTACCCGGATGGATTGATGAAGCAATGGACATTCTTTCATCATGA
- a CDS encoding peptidylprolyl isomerase has translation MSEFPQIDLAKQEGPQAVIQTNHGAITVQLFEKNAPKTVKNFIELAKKQYYDGVIFHRIIPDFMIQGGDPTGTGMGGESIYGDKFEDEFSSELFNLRGALSMANAGPNTNGSQFFIVTNKNMPENMMGQMQDAGFPAEIIEAYKNGGTPWLDFRHTVFGQVIDGMDVVEKIENVKTGAQDRPVDEVIINTIEIKD, from the coding sequence TTGTCTGAATTTCCACAAATTGATTTAGCAAAACAAGAAGGGCCACAAGCTGTCATTCAAACCAACCATGGGGCGATTACAGTGCAACTATTTGAAAAAAACGCTCCAAAAACAGTAAAGAACTTTATCGAATTAGCAAAAAAACAATATTATGATGGGGTTATTTTTCATCGGATTATCCCTGACTTTATGATTCAAGGGGGCGATCCAACAGGCACTGGCATGGGTGGCGAAAGTATTTACGGCGATAAGTTTGAAGACGAATTTAGTAGTGAGTTATTCAACTTACGTGGCGCTTTGTCGATGGCTAATGCCGGACCTAATACTAATGGTAGCCAATTTTTTATTGTTACCAATAAGAATATGCCCGAAAATATGATGGGACAAATGCAAGACGCGGGCTTTCCTGCTGAAATTATTGAAGCATATAAAAACGGCGGAACCCCTTGGCTTGATTTCCGCCACACAGTCTTTGGTCAAGTGATTGACGGGATGGATGTCGTTGAAAAAATTGAAAATGTTAAAACAGGGGCTCAAGACCGCCCAGTGGATGAGGTCATCATTAATACAATTGAAATAAAAGATTGA
- a CDS encoding ABC transporter ATP-binding protein codes for MAKLATADLSCGYEKKIVLHDVTIEIPEKKITSLIGPNGSGKTTLLKALARILTPNSGKVQINGKDINRLDTKYVAQKVASLSQKTSQVAGLSVEEIVAYGRFPYQKGFSGLQKEDHELIQWAIEATGLLPLKKRTLSTLSGGQQQRVWIAMALAQDTEILILDEPISFLDPAHQLEILYLLEEINRQGKTILMTIHDLNHAAQFSDYVMGLKQGRLILQGSPQEVFTPERLLELFDIRPEVVFSEKNQKPVILSYDLVRN; via the coding sequence ATGGCAAAATTAGCGACGGCTGATCTTTCGTGCGGATATGAAAAAAAGATTGTCTTACATGATGTGACGATCGAAATTCCTGAGAAGAAGATCACAAGTTTGATCGGTCCTAATGGTAGCGGAAAAACCACACTCCTCAAAGCGTTAGCACGAATTTTAACGCCTAACAGTGGCAAAGTACAGATTAATGGTAAAGACATTAATCGTTTAGACACCAAATATGTGGCGCAAAAAGTTGCGTCTTTATCACAAAAAACGAGCCAAGTAGCTGGCTTGAGTGTAGAAGAAATTGTTGCTTACGGTCGTTTTCCTTATCAAAAGGGGTTTTCTGGTCTGCAAAAAGAAGATCATGAATTGATTCAGTGGGCCATAGAGGCAACGGGTTTGTTGCCGTTGAAAAAACGAACGCTTAGTACATTATCTGGAGGACAACAACAGCGTGTTTGGATTGCAATGGCCCTAGCTCAAGATACCGAGATTTTGATTTTGGATGAGCCGATTTCCTTTTTGGATCCTGCCCATCAATTAGAAATTCTTTATTTATTAGAAGAGATCAATCGGCAAGGAAAGACGATTCTGATGACGATTCATGACTTAAATCATGCAGCGCAATTTTCTGACTATGTGATGGGGCTAAAACAAGGACGCTTAATACTACAAGGAAGTCCTCAAGAAGTATTTACACCAGAACGTTTGTTAGAGCTGTTTGATATTCGACCTGAAGTGGTATTTTCTGAGAAAAACCAAAAACCAGTGATTCTTTCCTATGATTTAGTGAGGAATTGA
- a CDS encoding FecCD family ABC transporter permease — protein sequence MKKKIFFLLVGVLLLVAMASSLKYGAVESSWQEVSQSLLNFDTSNQTHQLIYQLRVPRMIASLFVGAAFAASGALMQGITHNPIADSGLLGINAGAGLGLALVFAFVTTPNPAMTILASFIGAAVALAIIYAASSRIAFTRSPIHMVLLGAAIGSFFTALSQSISLLFNLNQDITFWFVGGTGNVTWGQIKIAVPVMLLGIIGAWLISKQVTLLSMGDETAISLGRNPQRIREKSMLCVLLLAGTAVSLVGTISFLGLIIPHIVRFFVGHDYRFVVPAATLFGALFFVVADVSSRLIAPPLETPVGVIVTLIGVPLLLVQIRRGSV from the coding sequence ATGAAGAAAAAAATATTTTTTCTGCTAGTAGGTGTTTTATTGCTAGTAGCTATGGCCAGTTCGTTAAAATATGGGGCAGTCGAAAGTTCTTGGCAGGAAGTCAGTCAGTCGTTGCTAAATTTTGATACGAGTAATCAAACGCATCAGCTGATTTATCAATTACGTGTGCCGAGAATGATCGCTTCATTGTTTGTTGGTGCAGCTTTTGCAGCTTCAGGCGCTTTAATGCAAGGGATTACACATAATCCGATTGCCGATTCTGGCCTTTTAGGAATTAATGCTGGTGCTGGGTTGGGTTTGGCGTTGGTCTTTGCTTTTGTGACAACGCCCAATCCTGCCATGACCATTTTAGCTTCTTTTATAGGTGCCGCAGTGGCCTTAGCAATTATTTATGCTGCATCAAGTCGAATTGCTTTTACACGCTCGCCCATTCATATGGTGTTGTTAGGGGCGGCCATTGGTTCTTTTTTTACCGCTTTAAGTCAGAGTATAAGTTTACTATTTAATTTGAACCAAGATATTACTTTCTGGTTCGTGGGCGGTACTGGTAATGTAACTTGGGGCCAAATTAAAATCGCCGTTCCCGTGATGTTACTAGGCATTATAGGTGCTTGGCTGATTAGTAAACAAGTGACCTTATTAAGCATGGGAGATGAAACGGCTATTTCTTTAGGGAGAAATCCACAGAGAATTCGTGAAAAAAGTATGCTTTGTGTCCTGCTTCTAGCTGGTACAGCCGTATCATTAGTAGGAACAATCAGCTTTTTAGGGTTGATTATCCCTCATATTGTGCGTTTTTTTGTAGGACATGATTACCGCTTTGTGGTGCCAGCTGCTACCTTATTTGGAGCCTTGTTTTTTGTGGTAGCCGATGTAAGTTCACGTCTAATCGCTCCGCCTTTAGAAACCCCGGTGGGTGTCATTGTTACTTTAATCGGAGTTCCTTTGCTTTTGGTTCAAATCAGGAGGGGCAGCGTATGA